From the Cryptomeria japonica chromosome 2, Sugi_1.0, whole genome shotgun sequence genome, one window contains:
- the LOC131052072 gene encoding GDSL esterase/lipase 6-like, with translation MAKSMLIWWMMNSLILQVAEGGRSAHVPAMFVFGDSLADAGTNNFLPNCTTRADFSPYGVSFFPNPTGRFTNGLTVFDFIATHLELPFVPPYRELPSYYQQAIFSHGANFASAGSGLLDSTGSEKKIVNFSDQISKFEEFSRRVRKKSHLRNSLYCISIGGNDIHAHYNGPSLNLSDAQFVTLLVGTHGQYIQRLYRAGARKFLILDISALGCTPIARFTYNFQYQGKCAEPGNILAQKYNVALKNLVDHLNGKLHEVNIMLFNSYDYLTNMIRNGKAFGFSETKSACCGSGLFRANVSYGQTSPPDLYCNDPDAYLFWDAVHPTQRAYSIFSKEIWGGNSSVMHPINLFTLVLGRNA, from the exons ATGGCTAAGAGTATGCTGATCTGGTGGATGATGAACTCTTTGATTTTGCAAGTAGCTGAAGGAGGAAGAAGTGCGCATGTACCAGCAATGTTTGTATTTGGGGATTCATTAGCAGATGCAGGAACTAACAATTTCCTTCCAAACTGTACCACTCGGGCCGATTTTTCACCATATGGCGTGTCCTTCTTCCCCAACCCAACTGGTCGCTTCACAAATGGCCTCACTGTTTTCGATTTCATAG CTACTCACTTGGAGCTTCCTTTCGTACCTCCGTATCGTGAACTTCCTTCATATTATCAGCAGGCAATTTTTTCCCATGGGGCTAATTTTGCATCGGCAGGGAGTGGTTTGTTGGATTCAACAGGATCTGAAAAG AAAATTGTTAACTTTAGTGATCAGATATCGAAATTTGAAGAATTCTCTAGGCGTGTACGTAAAAAGTCGCACCTCAGAAATTCTTTATACTGCATTTCCATTGGAGGCAACGACATTCATGCCCACTACAACGGCCCTTCCTTAAATCTCAGTGATGCACAATTCGTCACTTTGCTGGTTGGCACACATGGTCAATACATCCAA AGGCTTTATCGTGCTGGAGCAAGAAAATTTCTGATACTCGACATCTCCGCTTTAGGATGTACTCCTATTGCCAGATTTACATATAATTTTCAATACCAGGGAAAGTGTGCGGAACCTGGAAATATACTAGCCCAGAAATATAACGTTGCTCTGAAAAATCTTGTAGATCACCTGAATGGAAAACTACATGAAGTGAATATCATGCTCTTTAATTCTtatgattacttgacaaacatgATTAGAAATGGAAAAGCTTTTG GTTTTTCAGAAACAAAATCAGCGTGCTGTGGATCAGGATTGTTCAGAGCCAATGTGAGCTATGGACAGACCAGTCCGCCAGATCTGTATTGCAATGATCCAGATGCATATTTGTTTTGGGATGCAGTTCATCCCACACAGAGAGCTTACTccatattttcaaaagaaatatgGGGAGGAAATTCTTCTGTTATGCATCCAATTAACCTTTTCACACTAGTCTTGGGGAGAAATGCATAA